In Gossypium hirsutum isolate 1008001.06 chromosome D01, Gossypium_hirsutum_v2.1, whole genome shotgun sequence, the genomic window ATAATTCAAAAACAATTACAAccttatgatttaaaaaaaaattgaaatgaataagacATTTACTTAAAAGTCATTGCaagtattaaataaatttaaattggcCCACTTACAATAAACCAATATTAAAGACAATCAAGCACAATGTCAAATTACATTTCTTGAATCAAAAAAGCAAAATGTAAGGTTGTATCTCAAAATTTTGATGCCTATGTCTCAAGACAATGGACCATGTATCAGCACATTACACTCAATATTTGaacatttagcttcaatgttTTATGTGTTCCATTTTCTTGAGACAATATGCCTAATGTATTGAGATATGCAACTAAAAATGCTTGAATATTCACAAAATATTCTTAATATCTCAAGTCATGTTCTTTGAGGTCTTGAGCATGAACCTAAAAATGCATTTTTTTTTCAAGTCATAATATCATGCCTCTATTTGTTTCTAAATATGTTTAACATGCAACCAAAATTATGTAAACATATTAAGAATACTAAAACAAGATATCCTATAACTAAAAACTCTTTAAATCAAGAATTCATCGTATAAGTAAATGTAACACATATCAACATGCATATAACATGAGAAATCCCATTATAGCACCAATATAAAAGTGagataccaaaacataccaaacagACTAAATGTCTCAAAACAACATAGAAACCATTCCAAGACTACAAAAATCCATTTAGAGTTAATTTAGCATTGCTTCTTAAAAGCATTTTTAAGTCAAAAAGCATTTTAGAgtagaagttaaaattttatgtttttgatcaaAAAAAGTACTTTTGCAAAAcattttttttgtctaaaaacacttttaaatagttcaaaaGTATATTGTTTTAACAATGCTTTTATCTCAAACGTGTTTTTTTATCTCAAAAGTCATTTTGAAAAGCCATGCTAAACTGACCAGGTACTTGCCAAActtcaaaaaattcaaaagaaaattataaaaccCAAGGGATTAGTTGAGACTTCGTCCTCATATGTTGGTCAATGTCCTAATCAATCACAAAACACCTGCTACATGGGCAAGGAACAAACAATATACCGTACAGATATTAGTTGAGCCACAAAAACtaaaagattttaatttaatgaaaaaatttagagaaaacTCTATCTAAGTTTTTTGCGAGAAAGGTTAGAGTTATAAAAGTTATAGCATTGTCCTCAAAAATTACTAGTAATAAATTAGAAAATCcttaataatgaaaaattaaaatagtaaaaatagacCATTAGAGTCAAAATTACTATATATTCAAATGTTGAAACTTTTTCGGCCCAAACACACTACTTGAGAACTGCTCTATCAGCTACAACAAAAGTACAAAAAATTTGGCCAATGGCTGTTTGGGTTTGGACGTTACCTAGCCTGTTCAAAGTTGGAAGCTCCAAACTTGCAAGTTTCCATCAACCAATGGATCAATTACCAGAGGAAGTGAACTCGGATTTGATCATTATCTAGAAAGCTTAAGACACTACTATGAAATGGAATGAAAATTATAAACCCAAAAACAAGTGGACTGAGGCCAACCCAAGGGGACATTACTGTTGTTTGACAAGTTCTCTAACTGATCACAAATCAAATGGAGCCAAAGAATCAGCCTTTGCTGAAACAAAATTACAGCATCAGGAATTCACAGCTTtgaaaaacaataaaagaatTTGCAGTTTTTCCCCCAATCAATAGAGAAAGGTTGAAGCCACAGATGTTTCAATTGGTTACAAGCGGTTCACTCAGTTCCAACAGTTCATTCGATAGCCCTGTAAACACTACTGAATCAGTTTCAATAGGTTTGAACTTTATAAGGGCTGAAGGCACCAAATCCTCTTCGTCTAGCGTTCGGGCTTTCTGTCCAGCTGCCGGAAAAGAAGGGATCACCCTCCGTTTAACCAGTACAGGATCCAACAGCTCAAACTCCAAGGACGGTTCTTTCAGTGATAAGCTGACAAACTGAGGATAAAAAACAGCATATATCATTTCACATTCCAACAGGATGAACAAACTAAATAGTGAACCTGGAAATATCTTGAGAATGAAGAAACTAATATGAAACAATACAAACAACTAGGCATGAGGACTAACCTTGTAGAGAGAACTAGTTGGCTCCCAAGGTGCAAAAGCGGCTTGAAGAACCACTCCGTCAGGAAACTGGATGCGAATCATTGTTCTTCTATACCTCCTTCGGCCTGCTTTTGCCTGCTTTTCCTTGAAAGATTTAGGGATTAAGAGCTGTGATTCtgcattctttttctttctcaactctgcTTCTCTTTTCACCTCTTCAGCCGATAGGCTGTAGAAAGAATCCGGTAGCTCGATTTTTGCTGCTACACTCTCAGGTACGGAGAAGAAGACCCGGGTCTACAATGACAAAAAATTCATGTTCTGAGTTAGAGATATATGCTGCATTGGGAGATAGGTGACAAAGGGCAGTAATGGACATCTGATAATCTTGATTAATCGCATATTCTACtaatgaaattgcataaaaattGTGCATATTCACTGAATATCAACATTCAACAACATAGACAGAGGATGAACAATTAAATGACAAATAAGTATACAGAAAAgaccaaaaacaaaaaatgaaacaattgAATAGAAAGCGATGCAGTCAAGTTTCCTATAATTTACAACGCCCCATTTAAAACAACCATAAACAAAGGCAGTTCAATAATATTCTAGAAGAGAATTCATTTCAATAACCAAATATTACATCTATTTCCTTGGCAACATTCTTATTTCACTTATGTTAGCAAACAATGCATTAATCAAGGATTCTATGGTAATCAATAGGCTAAAATACAGATAATGATAAAAGGGGCAAAACCATACGAATATCAACAAACAATTAATTACCTGTCTGTCAATCTTCTTTGGCTCAACCATTTCCTCTTTCTCACTCTTGTTACCTTCTTCTATCTTTCCCTGTTCCAACAACATTATTGCCTTGTTCATCAAAGTAATCATCTCCTTCTTAAGAACATCCACGACTGCCCACATTTCCCCTCCTTCTTCCTTCAACACAAATCCAACAAGCTCCAACAGCTCAACTCCTCCAGAGACCTCGCCAATTGCTTCCCTTATCTTTGGATTACTCATCCGAACCTTCCTGAACTTGTCATTCCCAGGTTCCTTAACTATGTTCCTCAACAACCTAAGAAAAACCTGAACTGATCCGTCTGGTGGGTTCCCGGAAATATATGAACCAATGCAAACCTTCAATTCAATCCCTGACGACTCTTGTAACTCGTTCTCATTCAATCCCGTATCTGTGTCACCGCCTTCTCTATCGGATGAATTGATCTCAATACAAGTTTCTACATGTTTAGATACCTCCTCCTCAGACACATAAGGAGCGCCAcaaatcggacactcaaacatATTCAAGGTGAATCCATTTTTGGATACCTTGCTAGAAGTGATCAATGAACCGTAAGGGTCGAACCCATTTTCCGGCTTCTGAGGTGGTTCAGGATTGCTGGGCGTGTTTTGATCGGAATTTGAAGATTTAGAGGGCAAAGAAGGCTTGGAAGTGGaagaggaggaagaagatgaggGAGGAATAGGCTTGGGAGAAGGGGTGTGAGGTGGGGAGGGACGGGTAAGGATGGGGTTAACGGGTCCAGAAGAAGAGGAACCCAAGACTCGACCTTGCCCCTTGAAATTCCCAGATGATGAAAATTGGTTGTTGACTTTCTTCATGAATCCACTCCATTTGCCTTTCATTTCATCCATTATTATTTCTCTGGGTAAATGTCCTTTTTGGTTTGAAGCTCCAAACTGAATATGAATAAGAGCAATATCAATAACAACAAAGAAGAAGATTAGGAAGGAAACAAAAAAAGGTAATGAAGGAAGTAAATTGATGCCGAAGAAATGAGTGAGGGAAATTagaattataaaaagttatagcAGACTGAGAAAATCAACAATGAAGAAATAAGAACAAAGAGGGTTTACCTTACCTTACCTCGGAGGATCAGTTGGTCTTTTGTCGATAACAGAATTTTTTTGATGTCGTAACTGTTAATAATAGGTAGATGTAATTGGCAGATGAAACGGACAATGGACCCCACCCACACTTTGAATTGTTCATAACCAAATACACGCCCTCTTTCTCGCTTATCTAAACCAATAACATTCCACCACGTACAATACCCATACTTTTTTTAGTTAACCATTATATTAATACTTCA contains:
- the LOC107922091 gene encoding plant UBX domain-containing protein 2, with the translated sequence MDEMKGKWSGFMKKVNNQFSSSGNFKGQGRVLGSSSSGPVNPILTRPSPPHTPSPKPIPPSSSSSSSTSKPSLPSKSSNSDQNTPSNPEPPQKPENGFDPYGSLITSSKVSKNGFTLNMFECPICGAPYVSEEEVSKHVETCIEINSSDREGGDTDTGLNENELQESSGIELKVCIGSYISGNPPDGSVQVFLRLLRNIVKEPGNDKFRKVRMSNPKIREAIGEVSGGVELLELVGFVLKEEGGEMWAVVDVLKKEMITLMNKAIMLLEQGKIEEGNKSEKEEMVEPKKIDRQTRVFFSVPESVAAKIELPDSFYSLSAEEVKREAELRKKKNAESQLLIPKSFKEKQAKAGRRRYRRTMIRIQFPDGVVLQAAFAPWEPTSSLYKFVSLSLKEPSLEFELLDPVLVKRRVIPSFPAAGQKARTLDEEDLVPSALIKFKPIETDSVVFTGLSNELLELSEPLVTN